Genomic segment of Pseudoalteromonas sp. NC201:
CTCAGCCTATAAAGTACAACTCTGACCTCAATTCGGAGCTGACCATGCCTAAACACAAAACCGCAGAGCAATGGCTGCAACTTATCGAACAACAGGAACTCAGTGGTTTGTCTGTCACTGACTTCTGCACGCAGCACAACCTTAGTACCAAGTCTTTTTATAATCGCCGAAGTAAACTTCGCACTAAAAAACCACCTGAGTCATCTTTTATTGCCGCTAAGCCTGCTGCATCTGAGTCCGTTTCTCTGCCTGAGTTGTTACAGCTCAAGCATGGTCAGAATACGGTGTTGTTGCCATCAAACACAGATGCTCTGTGGTTGGCTGCACTGCTCAGGGCGCTGTCTTGATCTGCTGGCACAATGAGTCTGTTTACTTGCACCGCCAGCCAGTAGACTTTCGTAAATCCATCAATGGCCTCTCGGCGATTGTTGAGCAAGAAATGGCAGCACACGCGA
This window contains:
- the tnpA gene encoding IS66 family insertion sequence element accessory protein TnpA, giving the protein MPKHKTAEQWLQLIEQQELSGLSVTDFCTQHNLSTKSFYNRRSKLRTKKPPESSFIAAKPAASESVSLPELLQLKHGQNTVLLPSNTDALWLAALLRALS